One window of Fusobacterium polymorphum genomic DNA carries:
- a CDS encoding radical SAM protein, with translation MGIRYSKVEGKFQREIVLLKSFPCAYGKCSFCNYIEDNSNDEEEINKVNLEVLEEITGEFGILEVINSGSVFEIPKKTLEKIREIVYEKNIKILYFEIFYSYLSRLNEIIDYFNEKKKVEIRFRTGIESFDNDFRRKVYNKNIFLDEKKIKELSEKIYSVCLLIATQGQTKEMIKKDIEIGLKYFKAITINVFVDNGTTVKKDVELVKWFVQDMKHLFNNDRIEILIDNKDLGVFEQ, from the coding sequence ATGGGTATACGATATAGTAAGGTAGAAGGAAAATTTCAAAGGGAAATAGTTCTCTTAAAATCTTTTCCTTGTGCTTATGGGAAATGTAGTTTTTGTAATTACATAGAAGATAACTCAAATGATGAGGAAGAAATTAATAAAGTTAATTTGGAAGTTTTAGAAGAAATAACAGGAGAATTTGGCATTTTGGAAGTTATAAATTCTGGTTCTGTCTTTGAAATCCCTAAGAAAACTTTAGAAAAAATTAGAGAAATAGTATATGAGAAGAATATAAAAATTTTGTATTTTGAGATTTTTTATTCATATCTTTCTCGTTTAAATGAAATTATTGACTATTTCAATGAAAAGAAAAAGGTTGAAATTAGATTTAGAACAGGAATAGAAAGTTTTGATAATGATTTTAGAAGAAAAGTTTATAATAAAAATATTTTCTTAGATGAAAAGAAAATAAAAGAATTATCAGAAAAAATATATTCAGTTTGTCTATTGATAGCAACTCAAGGGCAAACAAAAGAGATGATAAAAAAGGATATTGAAATTGGCTTAAAATATTTTAAAGCTATAACTATAAATGTCTTTGTAGATAATGGAACAACTGTAAAAAAAGATGTTGAGCTTGTAAAATGGTTTGTACAAGATATGAAACATCTTTTCAATAATGATAGAATTGAAATTTTAATAGATAATAAAGATTTGGGGGTTTTTGAACAATGA
- a CDS encoding queuosine precursor transporter, translating into MMHNIFLWFLMLVINFSCILFAYRKFGKIGLYIWVPISTILANVQVVILVNLFGLEATLGNILYAGGFLITDILSENYGKKAANTAVKIGFFSLVTTTLIMQCAIHFKPLDIPEGLAIFESVKSIFSLLPRLAIASLTAYLISQFHDVWLYEKIREFFPEKKFIWLRNNGSTMLSQLIDNVVFTTIAFYGVYPLEVMFNIFLSTYIIKFIVAICDTPFIYLADKMFRDKKIPEDI; encoded by the coding sequence ATGATGCATAATATATTTCTTTGGTTTTTAATGTTAGTGATTAATTTTTCTTGTATACTTTTTGCTTATAGAAAATTTGGAAAAATAGGACTATATATTTGGGTCCCCATATCAACAATTTTGGCAAATGTACAAGTCGTAATACTTGTAAACCTTTTTGGTTTGGAAGCAACTCTTGGAAATATATTATATGCAGGAGGATTCTTAATAACTGATATTTTAAGTGAAAACTATGGTAAAAAGGCTGCAAATACAGCAGTAAAAATTGGTTTTTTCTCTTTGGTTACAACAACTTTAATTATGCAATGTGCTATACACTTTAAACCTCTTGATATTCCAGAAGGTTTAGCTATATTTGAAAGTGTAAAAAGTATATTTTCATTATTGCCAAGATTAGCTATTGCCTCACTTACTGCATATTTAATATCTCAATTTCATGATGTTTGGTTATATGAAAAAATCAGAGAATTCTTTCCTGAAAAAAAGTTTATCTGGCTTAGAAATAATGGAAGTACAATGTTAAGTCAACTTATAGATAATGTTGTATTTACAACTATTGCTTTCTATGGAGTGTATCCACTAGAAGTAATGTTTAATATCTTCTTATCAACATATATAATTAAATTTATTGTTGCTATCTGTGATACACCATTTATTTACCTTGCTGATAAGATGTTTAGAGATAAGAAAATTCCTGAAGATATTTAA
- a CDS encoding L-threonylcarbamoyladenylate synthase — MEKYFKINKISDVGDDKWTLLSQEIKKGSLIIYPTDTVYGLGAIVTNEQSINNVYLAKSRSFTSPLIALLSSVDKVEEVAYVSDKNKELLDKLAKAFWPGALTVILKRKEHIPSIMVSGGDTIGVRIPNLDLAIKIIDLAGGILATTSANISGEATPKSYDELSEAIKSKVDILIDSGECKLGEASTIIDLTSDVPKILRKGAILIEEIEKIIGRVG; from the coding sequence ATGGAAAAATATTTTAAAATTAATAAGATTTCTGATGTTGGTGATGATAAGTGGACTTTGTTATCTCAAGAAATTAAAAAAGGCTCACTTATTATCTATCCAACTGATACTGTCTATGGTTTAGGTGCTATTGTTACTAATGAACAAAGTATAAATAATGTCTATCTTGCAAAGAGTAGAAGTTTTACTTCTCCTCTTATTGCACTTTTAAGTTCTGTTGATAAAGTTGAAGAAGTTGCCTATGTTTCTGATAAAAACAAGGAACTTTTAGATAAGTTAGCCAAAGCTTTTTGGCCAGGTGCACTAACTGTAATACTAAAAAGAAAAGAACATATACCTAGTATTATGGTTTCTGGTGGAGATACTATTGGTGTAAGAATACCTAATTTAGATTTAGCTATAAAAATTATAGATTTAGCAGGAGGAATTTTAGCCACAACAAGTGCTAATATTTCAGGGGAAGCTACCCCAAAATCTTATGATGAATTATCTGAGGCAATAAAGTCTAAAGTTGATATTTTAATAGATTCTGGAGAATGTAAATTAGGGGAAGCTTCAACTATAATTGACTTAACTTCTGATGTTCCCAAAATACTTAGAAAAGGTGCAATATTGATAGAAGAAATTGAAAAAATAATTGGAAGAGTGGGGTGA
- a CDS encoding ATP-binding cassette domain-containing protein translates to MKISLKNIGYEYPTFENNKNGIYDVSLEIDSHRRIAIVGHTGSGKSTLLKLIKGLLKKQMGEINIDGKIEDIGYIFQYPEHQIFETTIFKDISYGLKKLNEKEILERVEKVLELVGLDKDYLHHSTLNLSGGEKRRVALAGVLVMQPQLLLLDEATVGLDPEGKEQLFKILLDWQKEDNKSFLFITHDMNDVLEYAEEVIVMDKGKLLYHTSPSDLFEKYSDKLESLGLELPECISFLNKLNQKLKKPIKISEDIKEESILKAIEEKMKCKRK, encoded by the coding sequence ATGAAAATATCTCTTAAAAATATTGGATATGAATATCCTACTTTTGAAAATAATAAGAATGGAATATATGATGTTTCCTTAGAAATAGATAGTCATAGAAGAATAGCCATTGTTGGACATACAGGTTCTGGAAAATCTACTCTTTTAAAGTTAATTAAAGGACTTTTAAAAAAGCAAATGGGAGAAATCAATATTGATGGAAAAATTGAAGATATTGGCTATATCTTTCAATATCCAGAACATCAAATTTTTGAAACTACAATTTTTAAAGATATTTCTTATGGTTTAAAAAAATTAAATGAAAAAGAAATTTTAGAAAGAGTTGAAAAAGTTTTAGAACTTGTGGGTTTAGATAAAGATTATCTTCATCATTCCACTTTAAATTTAAGTGGTGGGGAAAAAAGAAGAGTTGCTTTGGCAGGAGTTTTAGTTATGCAACCCCAACTTTTACTTTTAGATGAAGCTACTGTTGGTTTAGACCCAGAGGGAAAAGAACAACTTTTTAAAATTCTTTTGGATTGGCAAAAAGAAGATAATAAATCTTTTCTATTTATTACTCATGATATGAATGATGTTTTGGAATATGCAGAAGAAGTTATTGTTATGGATAAAGGAAAATTACTGTACCATACAAGCCCTTCTGACTTATTTGAAAAATATAGTGATAAATTAGAAAGTTTAGGTTTAGAACTTCCTGAATGTATTAGTTTTTTAAATAAATTAAATCAAAAATTAAAAAAGCCTATAAAAATTAGTGAAGATATAAAGGAAGAAAGTATTTTAAAAGCTATTGAGGAAAAAATGAAATGTAAAAGGAAATAA
- a CDS encoding energy-coupling factor transporter transmembrane component T family protein, producing MNIILGEYIKKESILHQLDPRTKIIGSFLLILSFLFINTFIGYIITGILAFTLILLSKIPLKEFLKSLKYLLYILIFSSIFHILSHQDGKLLLQLGKFSIYESGLFSALKIIFRIVFLLIFSSLLTLTTKPLDIALGLETLLSPLKKIGLPIQDFSLMISITLRFIPTILQEANTIRMAQQARGESFEGKNPFKKLYQYSSILLPLLVSVIQKVENLTLAMEARAFHCGLERTNFYQLKFQKRDYIAGFFIFPIISLSLVLSLQHLL from the coding sequence GTGAATATAATATTAGGAGAGTATATAAAAAAAGAAAGTATATTACATCAACTTGACCCAAGAACAAAAATTATTGGGAGTTTTTTACTTATACTTTCTTTTTTATTTATTAATACTTTTATAGGCTATATCATCACTGGAATTTTAGCTTTCACTCTTATTTTACTTTCTAAAATTCCTCTAAAGGAGTTTTTAAAAAGTCTAAAATACCTTTTATATATTCTAATATTTTCATCCATTTTTCATATTTTATCACATCAAGATGGAAAATTATTACTTCAACTTGGTAAATTCTCTATCTATGAGAGTGGGCTTTTTTCTGCTTTAAAAATAATTTTTAGAATAGTTTTTCTTTTGATATTCTCTTCATTATTAACATTAACAACAAAACCCTTAGATATTGCTTTAGGTTTGGAAACTCTATTAAGTCCTTTAAAGAAAATTGGTTTACCCATTCAAGATTTTTCTCTTATGATTAGTATTACTTTAAGATTTATCCCTACAATCTTACAAGAGGCTAACACAATTAGAATGGCACAACAAGCAAGGGGAGAAAGTTTTGAAGGAAAAAATCCTTTTAAAAAACTATATCAATATAGCTCAATTCTTCTCCCACTTTTAGTTTCTGTTATTCAAAAGGTTGAAAATCTAACTTTAGCTATGGAGGCAAGAGCCTTTCATTGTGGATTAGAAAGAACTAACTTTTATCAGTTAAAATTTCAAAAAAGAGATTATATAGCTGGATTTTTTATATTTCCAATAATTTCTTTATCTCTTGTTCTATCACTTCAACACTTGTTGTAG
- a CDS encoding zinc-binding alcohol dehydrogenase family protein, whose translation MKMKAVVIYEAGGPEQLKVETREIPKVKEGWTLVKIKGFGINHSEIFTREGHSPSVKFPRILGIECVGEIEETTSSNLKKGQKIVSIMGEMGRAFDGSYAEYILLPNEQVYPVNTSLTWEELATVPETYYTAFGSMGNLQIKEIDNILVRAGSSGVGIAFLKLVKAKFPNIRVVASIRKKDIEKRKKILSLGYDEVIFDNNNMLETEENFDKILELVGPVSIKNSFSHIKEYGIICATGLLGGKWFLEDFDPTRDIKNNAYLTTFYSGNINGEKINSMLNYIEKYKIDVKAEKIFSLDEIVEAHKYLDSSLAFGKVIVINK comes from the coding sequence ATGAAAATGAAAGCAGTTGTAATCTATGAAGCAGGAGGACCTGAACAATTAAAAGTTGAAACAAGGGAAATTCCAAAAGTAAAAGAAGGTTGGACTTTGGTTAAGATAAAAGGTTTTGGTATCAATCATTCAGAAATTTTTACAAGAGAAGGGCATTCTCCATCTGTAAAATTTCCAAGAATATTGGGTATTGAATGTGTTGGAGAAATTGAAGAAACAACAAGTTCTAATCTCAAAAAAGGACAAAAGATAGTTTCAATTATGGGAGAAATGGGAAGGGCTTTTGATGGTTCTTATGCAGAATATATTTTATTGCCTAATGAACAAGTTTATCCTGTAAATACTTCTTTGACTTGGGAAGAACTAGCAACAGTTCCTGAAACTTATTATACTGCCTTTGGTTCAATGGGTAATTTACAGATTAAAGAAATTGATAATATACTTGTCAGGGCAGGTTCAAGTGGAGTGGGTATAGCTTTTTTAAAGCTTGTAAAAGCTAAATTTCCAAATATCAGAGTAGTTGCTTCTATTAGAAAAAAAGATATAGAAAAAAGGAAGAAAATTTTAAGTTTAGGTTATGATGAGGTAATTTTTGATAATAATAATATGTTAGAAACAGAAGAAAATTTTGATAAAATTCTAGAATTAGTTGGACCTGTTTCTATAAAAAATAGTTTTTCTCATATCAAAGAATATGGAATTATTTGTGCAACTGGATTGCTAGGTGGAAAATGGTTTTTAGAAGACTTTGACCCTACAAGAGATATTAAAAATAATGCTTATTTAACAACTTTCTATTCAGGTAATATCAATGGAGAAAAAATAAATTCTATGCTTAATTATATAGAAAAGTATAAAATTGATGTAAAAGCAGAAAAAATATTTTCACTAGATGAAATAGTTGAGGCACATAAATATTTGGATAGTAGTTTAGCTTTTGGTAAGGTTATAGTTATAAACAAATAG
- a CDS encoding helix-turn-helix domain-containing protein translates to MKLNFLNIKTPKEIQLEIAKNVRKRRKELKLTQEEFSKKSGVSFGSIKRFENTGEISLFSLIKIAIILECEDEFLNLFQQKQYNSIEEIINEQD, encoded by the coding sequence ATGAAATTAAATTTTTTAAATATTAAAACACCAAAAGAAATACAATTAGAAATAGCAAAAAATGTTAGAAAAAGAAGAAAGGAATTAAAGTTAACACAAGAAGAATTTTCAAAAAAATCGGGGGTGAGTTTTGGTTCAATAAAGCGTTTTGAAAATACTGGTGAAATTTCTCTTTTTTCTCTTATAAAAATTGCTATTATTTTAGAATGTGAAGATGAATTTTTAAACTTATTTCAGCAAAAACAATATAATTCTATTGAGGAGATAATAAATGAACAAGATTAA
- a CDS encoding ATP-binding cassette domain-containing protein — protein MIQVENLSFSYQNNKVFKNLSFSIKKGEYLCIIGKNGSGKSTLAKLLAGLIFQQEGNIKISGYDTKNQKDLLEIRKLVGIIFQNPENQIINTTVFDEVIFGLENLAVPRENIKEIAEKSLKAVALLEYKDRLTYQLSGGEKQRLAIASVLAMGTEILIFDEATSMLDPVGKKEVLKLMKELNSQGKTIIHITHDRNDILEATEVMVLAKGEIKYQGKPYKIFEDDEFNPFLIKIKNILEKNNIKIDDKSINMEDLVRLVYENIS, from the coding sequence ATGATACAAGTAGAAAATCTTTCTTTCTCATATCAAAATAATAAAGTTTTTAAAAATCTCTCTTTTTCTATTAAAAAGGGAGAATATCTTTGTATTATTGGAAAAAATGGTTCTGGAAAATCTACACTGGCTAAATTACTAGCAGGACTTATTTTTCAACAAGAAGGAAACATTAAAATTTCTGGCTATGATACAAAAAATCAAAAAGATTTATTAGAAATAAGAAAATTAGTAGGAATAATATTTCAAAACCCAGAAAATCAAATTATAAATACTACTGTATTTGATGAAGTTATCTTTGGTTTAGAAAATCTTGCTGTCCCTAGGGAGAATATAAAAGAGATAGCAGAAAAGTCTTTAAAAGCTGTTGCCTTACTTGAATATAAAGATAGATTGACTTATCAACTATCTGGTGGAGAAAAACAAAGACTTGCTATTGCAAGTGTTCTAGCTATGGGAACTGAAATTTTAATTTTTGATGAAGCCACTTCTATGCTTGACCCTGTTGGTAAAAAAGAAGTTTTAAAACTTATGAAAGAATTAAATTCTCAAGGAAAAACTATTATTCATATTACCCATGATAGAAATGATATTTTAGAAGCAACAGAAGTTATGGTTTTAGCTAAGGGAGAAATAAAATATCAAGGTAAGCCTTATAAAATTTTTGAAGATGATGAGTTTAACCCTTTTCTTATAAAAATAAAAAATATTTTAGAAAAAAATAATATCAAGATAGATGATAAAAGTATTAATATGGAAGATTTAGTGAGGCTAGTCTATGAAAATATCTCTTAA
- a CDS encoding GDYXXLXY domain-containing protein, which yields MSNSIKKILLIINIVILFVVTGFSANKEESYKKLDSYFYLELTPVDPRSLLQGDYMTLNYDITDKASDFIYNNRTYIYDGENENEVDEIRELRKLADAKRAYIAVRLDENKVAKFVKITKEKTDEKDLLFIAYKTNGYDVNINVNSYLFQEGTGDKYEDAHYSKVVLVGDKLRLVDLRDKDFKEIK from the coding sequence ATGAGTAATAGTATAAAAAAAATACTTTTAATTATAAATATTGTAATTCTTTTTGTAGTAACAGGTTTTTCTGCAAATAAAGAGGAAAGTTATAAAAAATTAGATAGTTATTTCTATTTGGAACTTACACCAGTTGACCCTCGTTCACTTTTGCAAGGTGACTATATGACTTTAAATTATGATATTACAGATAAAGCTAGTGATTTTATATATAATAATAGAACATATATTTATGATGGAGAAAATGAGAACGAAGTTGATGAAATAAGAGAATTAAGAAAGTTAGCAGATGCTAAAAGAGCATATATAGCAGTTCGTTTGGATGAAAACAAGGTAGCTAAATTTGTAAAAATTACAAAAGAAAAAACAGATGAAAAAGACTTACTTTTTATAGCTTATAAAACTAATGGATATGATGTGAATATAAATGTTAATAGTTATTTATTCCAAGAAGGAACTGGAGATAAGTACGAAGATGCTCATTATTCAAAGGTTGTTTTAGTAGGTGATAAATTAAGATTGGTTGATTTAAGAGATAAAGATTTTAAAGAGATTAAGTAA
- a CDS encoding biotin transporter BioY, which produces MKIKNMLYAAMFAAIVAVLGLMPPIPLPFIPVPITLQTMGVMLAGSFLGKRLGFISMLLVVVIVLLGVPILSGGRGGMAVLAGPTGGFFIVWPFAAFLIGFLVEKSWKNINIAKYILANIIGGIVLVYIVGAIYLSYITKMPIDKAFLATMAFIPGDILKAVIVSILCYKLKEISPINEVVR; this is translated from the coding sequence ATGAAAATTAAAAATATGCTTTATGCAGCTATGTTTGCAGCTATTGTTGCAGTTTTAGGTTTAATGCCACCAATTCCTTTACCTTTTATTCCAGTTCCAATAACTTTACAAACAATGGGAGTAATGCTTGCTGGAAGTTTTTTAGGTAAAAGATTAGGTTTTATAAGTATGCTATTAGTTGTTGTAATTGTTTTATTAGGAGTACCTATTTTATCAGGTGGTAGAGGTGGAATGGCTGTTCTTGCTGGACCAACAGGAGGCTTTTTTATAGTATGGCCTTTTGCAGCATTTTTAATAGGTTTCTTAGTAGAAAAATCTTGGAAAAATATCAATATAGCAAAATATATATTAGCAAATATTATTGGCGGAATAGTTTTAGTATATATTGTTGGTGCAATCTATCTATCATATATCACAAAAATGCCAATAGATAAGGCTTTCTTAGCAACTATGGCTTTTATACCAGGAGATATATTAAAAGCTGTTATTGTTTCTATACTTTGCTATAAACTAAAAGAAATCAGTCCAATCAATGAGGTTGTAAGATAA
- a CDS encoding DUF4401 domain-containing protein — MFEKIKKFFLLFSVIFLIAGVTSFTAYNWANMSNVEKLAIPSVLIVAGLIAYLFLEKEIYKNLAIFFSSFMIGTLFAVYGQVYQTGADVWILFRNWAIFLIIPMVATGYYSVMTLFSIVVAIATSFYLDLYLSGAIIPFLSSLIFGVILIVYPFLQKSFKFKFNNVFYNTMIGIFYICFIASGSIAINEDDYGFIAIILYLAFVGVVYLVGYGQLKKITVKVLSITSLGFFGVAVIMKMIKNIFFTDVTLYILLSLLVIIGTIAGVVKSVSKLENENIKKFTNIVVGFLKVFAFFLLIALVFSFLSLMGLEEGSLIVISVILIVFSYFAAKMLNFEKDKLEIVAFIAGLICLGIYLGSYFDMKPLTILLIITIIYDVFWFTMPTRALDLLLLPLHYFLLGDFLVEKLEYIDFYYIIIFVALIIEGYFVYRKDLLSNEKIKRILCGNEVTLLIMSTMWIYYMGIGMFLVNALLDLSSNARYYNVVLVMLTAIIGLFIIYREIKNPTLKIVLSVMLIALNYFAYSETLSLAITLLLMLIYAFRDSKWGLTVSTLATTYVIFVYYLGFYKTLLDKSIALSISGGLLLVAYLVLKYGFKGVEANE; from the coding sequence ATGTTTGAGAAAATAAAGAAGTTTTTTCTACTTTTCTCTGTTATATTTTTAATAGCTGGGGTGACATCATTCACAGCATATAACTGGGCAAATATGTCTAATGTTGAAAAATTAGCAATTCCATCTGTATTGATTGTAGCTGGGCTTATAGCTTATCTGTTTTTAGAAAAGGAAATTTATAAAAATTTAGCAATATTCTTTTCTTCATTTATGATAGGAACATTATTTGCTGTCTATGGACAGGTTTATCAAACAGGTGCAGATGTATGGATATTATTTAGAAACTGGGCTATATTTTTGATAATTCCAATGGTAGCAACTGGTTACTATTCTGTTATGACTTTATTTAGTATAGTTGTAGCAATAGCAACAAGTTTTTATTTAGACTTATATTTATCAGGGGCTATTATTCCATTTTTGTCTTCTTTAATTTTTGGAGTAATACTAATAGTATATCCATTTTTACAAAAAAGTTTTAAATTTAAATTTAATAATGTTTTCTATAATACAATGATAGGAATATTCTATATATGCTTTATAGCAAGTGGTTCTATTGCAATTAATGAAGATGATTATGGTTTTATTGCAATAATATTATATTTAGCATTTGTAGGAGTAGTTTATTTGGTAGGTTATGGACAACTTAAAAAGATAACAGTGAAAGTACTTTCTATAACATCACTTGGATTTTTTGGAGTAGCTGTTATTATGAAAATGATTAAAAATATATTTTTTACAGATGTAACTCTATACATTTTATTATCTCTACTTGTTATTATAGGAACTATAGCTGGAGTAGTTAAATCTGTTTCAAAATTAGAAAATGAAAATATTAAAAAGTTTACAAATATAGTTGTAGGTTTTTTAAAAGTTTTTGCATTTTTCTTGCTTATAGCTTTGGTATTTTCTTTTTTAAGTTTAATGGGCTTAGAAGAGGGTTCACTTATTGTAATTTCTGTTATTTTAATTGTTTTCTCATATTTTGCTGCAAAAATGCTTAACTTTGAAAAAGATAAATTAGAAATAGTAGCATTTATTGCAGGGCTTATATGTCTTGGAATATATCTAGGCTCTTATTTTGATATGAAGCCTCTAACTATATTATTAATTATTACAATTATTTATGATGTATTTTGGTTCACTATGCCAACAAGAGCATTAGATTTACTTCTATTGCCTTTACATTATTTCTTATTAGGAGATTTTCTTGTTGAAAAATTAGAGTATATAGATTTTTATTATATAATTATCTTTGTAGCTCTTATTATAGAGGGGTATTTTGTATATAGGAAAGATTTACTTTCAAATGAGAAAATAAAAAGAATTTTATGTGGAAATGAAGTTACACTACTTATAATGTCAACTATGTGGATTTATTATATGGGAATAGGAATGTTCTTAGTAAATGCACTTTTAGATCTTTCAAGTAATGCTAGATATTATAATGTAGTATTAGTTATGCTTACTGCAATAATTGGCTTATTTATAATATATAGAGAAATTAAGAACCCAACTTTAAAAATAGTTCTATCTGTTATGTTGATAGCTTTAAATTATTTTGCATATTCAGAAACTTTAAGTTTGGCTATTACTCTATTACTAATGTTAATTTATGCTTTCAGAGATAGTAAATGGGGACTTACAGTTTCTACTTTGGCAACAACTTATGTAATTTTTGTTTATTATCTTGGTTTTTATAAAACATTACTTGATAAGTCAATAGCTCTTAGTATTTCAGGAGGATTACTTCTAGTAGCTTATTTAGTATTGAAATATGGATTTAAAGGGGTTGAGGCTAATGAGTAA
- a CDS encoding glutathione peroxidase: protein MKIYDFTVKNRKGEDVSLENFKGKVLLIVNTATRCGFTPQYDELEALYSKYNKNGFEVLDFPCNQFGNQAPESDEEIHTFCQLNYKVKFDQFAKVEVNGENAIPLFKYLKEQKGFAGFDPKHKLTSILNEMLSKNDPDFAKKPDIKWNFTKFLVDKSGNVVARFEPTTSVEVIEQEIKKLLEI from the coding sequence ATGAAAATTTATGATTTTACAGTAAAAAATAGAAAAGGTGAAGATGTTTCTTTAGAAAATTTTAAAGGAAAAGTTTTATTGATTGTTAATACTGCAACTAGATGTGGATTTACACCACAATATGATGAATTAGAAGCTTTATATTCAAAATATAACAAAAATGGTTTTGAAGTTTTGGATTTCCCATGTAATCAATTTGGTAATCAAGCTCCTGAAAGTGATGAAGAAATTCATACTTTCTGCCAATTAAATTATAAAGTTAAATTTGACCAATTTGCAAAAGTTGAAGTTAATGGTGAAAATGCTATACCACTTTTCAAATATTTAAAAGAACAAAAAGGTTTTGCAGGTTTTGATCCTAAACACAAATTAACTTCTATATTGAATGAAATGCTTTCAAAAAACGATCCTGACTTTGCTAAAAAGCCTGATATAAAATGGAATTTTACTAAGTTTTTAGTTGATAAGTCTGGAAATGTTGTAGCAAGATTTGAACCTACAACAAGTGTTGAAGTGATAGAACAAGAGATAAAGAAATTATTGGAAATATAA
- a CDS encoding type II toxin-antitoxin system HipA family toxin, with amino-acid sequence MNKIKSLQVFYNDKKIGTLALTKNNIVAFEYDNEWLNNGFSISPYSLPLKKQVFIPKIEPFDGLYGIFSDSLPDGWGRLLVDRMLNSQNINPREISPIDRLAIVGETGMGALSYKPEYNLLEDKDYQEDYDSLALSCKKILNTEYSDDLDNLFRLGGSSGGARPKILTKINNEDWIIKFPSSLDDKNIGELEYLYSLCAKKCKINMPETKLFPSKISSGYFGIKRFDRKKLSTGIIRKVHMISVSGLLETSHRIPNLDYNDLMQLTLNLTKSFEEVEKLFRLMCFNVFSHNRDDHSKNFSFIYNEELKKWELSPAYDLTYSYSINGEHATTVNGNGVNPDLKDILKVAENIGLDKKKAENIATEIKEIVKKDLELFLSNNQNKKSY; translated from the coding sequence ATGAACAAGATTAAGTCTCTACAAGTATTTTATAATGATAAAAAAATTGGAACATTAGCATTAACAAAAAATAATATTGTAGCTTTTGAATATGATAATGAATGGCTAAATAATGGTTTTTCAATAAGTCCATATAGTCTTCCTTTAAAAAAACAAGTCTTTATTCCAAAAATAGAGCCTTTTGATGGCTTATATGGTATCTTTTCTGATAGTCTTCCTGATGGCTGGGGAAGATTACTTGTTGATAGAATGTTAAATTCTCAAAATATAAACCCAAGAGAGATTAGTCCAATAGATAGACTAGCCATAGTTGGTGAAACAGGAATGGGAGCTTTATCATATAAGCCAGAATATAATCTTTTAGAAGATAAAGATTATCAAGAAGATTATGATAGTCTAGCTTTATCTTGTAAAAAAATTCTAAACACAGAATATTCAGATGATTTAGATAATCTTTTTAGATTAGGAGGCTCATCAGGAGGAGCAAGACCAAAAATTTTAACAAAGATTAATAATGAAGACTGGATTATAAAATTTCCTTCTTCACTAGATGATAAGAATATAGGAGAATTAGAATATTTATATTCTCTATGTGCTAAAAAATGTAAGATTAATATGCCTGAAACTAAACTATTCCCTTCTAAAATCTCTTCTGGTTATTTTGGAATTAAGAGATTTGACAGAAAAAAGTTATCAACAGGTATTATCAGAAAAGTCCATATGATTTCTGTGAGTGGACTACTGGAAACTTCTCATAGAATACCTAATCTTGATTATAATGATTTAATGCAACTTACTTTAAATCTTACTAAAAGTTTTGAAGAAGTGGAGAAATTATTTAGATTAATGTGTTTCAATGTTTTCTCTCACAATAGAGATGACCATTCTAAAAATTTTTCATTTATTTATAATGAAGAATTAAAAAAATGGGAACTTTCACCAGCATATGATCTAACTTATAGTTATTCAATAAATGGAGAACATGCAACAACAGTTAATGGTAATGGAGTAAACCCAGATTTAAAAGATATATTAAAAGTTGCTGAAAATATTGGTTTAGATAAAAAGAAAGCTGAAAACATTGCCACTGAAATAAAAGAAATTGTAAAAAAGGATTTAGAATTATTTTTATCAAATAACCAAAATAAAAAGAGCTACTGA